From the Sebastes fasciatus isolate fSebFas1 chromosome 3, fSebFas1.pri, whole genome shotgun sequence genome, one window contains:
- the LOC141763912 gene encoding uncharacterized protein LOC141763912 isoform X2: protein MSIYVNIKDILLQMTLIYTQILRAVVMCKLLFYIVFKIFLSHYFLSPLCPSESVPDLLIAVKMLSGSPVEIAAASVGEMSLVRAVQQIEDDVKGLDFTLEVAEPEVLEAATEVVAKEEAAVVVNEEELKSAEAGADAEDDAEAPAAEELIKEETSAPVGAAAEEEEEAAASPSEEPATSAPTEEEVGEAEAEDQAAVPGAVSSSEASPEQAAPAEEAAPAEEATTAAEAAPGEATPAAETSAEEAAAASEETVEAVATTHGEGAAVVDTTQLAAASSGSDLEVLSAAEPESASEAPVHEAKHCHSCHSAPSAAEEVAPPAALGGQLACGRVVDIMHEVKEAESLGEGQTTETMVVVTTQS, encoded by the exons atgagtatatatgtaaatattaaagACATTTTACTGCAAATGACGCTAATTTATACTCAAATATTAAGAGCTGTTGTAATGTGTAAACTTCTGTTCTATATTGTATTTAAAATCTTTCTCAGTCACTACTTCCTGTCCCCCCTCTGTCCTTCAGAGTCTGTGCCCGATCTGCTCATAGCTGTGAAGATGTTGTCCGGCTCTCCAGTTGAGATTGCGGCAGCGTCTGTTGGTGAGATGAGTCTGGTGAGAGCTGTCCAGCAAATAGAGGATGATGTCAAAGGTTTGGACTTCACTCTGGAGGTGGCAGAACCAGAAGTCCTGGAAGCAGCCACAGAGGTGGTAGCTAAAGAAGAGGCGGCTGTTGTAGTGAACGAGGAGGAGCTGAAGTCTGCCGAGGCTGGTGCTGATGCAGAAGATGATGCAGAAGCTCCAGCTGCTGAAGAGCTAATTAAAGAGGAGACATCTGCTCCtgtaggagcagcagcagaggaggaggaagaggcagcTGCATCTCCGTCTGAGGAACCTGCAACTTCAGCCccaacagaggaggaggtgggtgaGGCTGAAGCTGAAGATCAGGCTGCGGTCCCTGGAGCCGTCTCCTCTTCAGAGGCCTCACCTGAACAAGCTGCTCCCGCCGAGGAAGCTGCACCAGCTGAGGAGGCCACCACCGCTGCTGAAGCTGCTCCAGGTGAGGCGACGCCTGCGGCCGAGACATCAGcggaggaggcagcagcagcttcagagGAGACAGTTGAAGCTGTGGCAACAACACACGGTGAAGGTGCAGCAGTTGTGGACACGACTCAGCTGGCAGCAGCCTCTTCTGGGTCAGACCTGGAGGTCCTTTCGGCTGCTGAACCAGAATCTGCATCAGAGGCTCCAGTGCATGAGGCCAAGCACTGCCACTCCTGCCACTCCGCTCcatcagcagcagaggaggtggCACCACCTGCTGCTTTGGGAGGGCAGCTGGCCTGTGGGCGCGTTGTGGATATAATGCATGAGGTCAAGGAGGCAGAGTCACTGGGGGAAGGACAAA CCACAGAGACCATGGTGGTGGTGACAACCCAGTCATGA
- the LOC141763912 gene encoding uncharacterized protein LOC141763912 isoform X1, whose translation MSIYVNIKDILLQMTLIYTQILRAVVMCKLLFYIVFKIFLSHYFLSPLCPSESVPDLLIAVKMLSGSPVEIAAASVGEMSLVRAVQQIEDDVKGLDFTLEVAEPEVLEAATEVVAKEEAAVVVNEEELKSAEAGADAEDDAEAPAAEELIKEETSAPVGAAAEEEEEAAASPSEEPATSAPTEEEVGEAEAEDQAAVPGAVSSSEASPEQAAPAEEAAPAEEATTAAEAAPGEATPAAETSAEEAAAASEETVEAVATTHGEGAAVVDTTQLAAASSGSDLEVLSAAEPESASEAPVHEAKHCHSCHSAPSAAEEVAPPAALGGQLACGRVVDIMHEVKEAESLGEGQKPMVSIGTVKSCSVM comes from the exons atgagtatatatgtaaatattaaagACATTTTACTGCAAATGACGCTAATTTATACTCAAATATTAAGAGCTGTTGTAATGTGTAAACTTCTGTTCTATATTGTATTTAAAATCTTTCTCAGTCACTACTTCCTGTCCCCCCTCTGTCCTTCAGAGTCTGTGCCCGATCTGCTCATAGCTGTGAAGATGTTGTCCGGCTCTCCAGTTGAGATTGCGGCAGCGTCTGTTGGTGAGATGAGTCTGGTGAGAGCTGTCCAGCAAATAGAGGATGATGTCAAAGGTTTGGACTTCACTCTGGAGGTGGCAGAACCAGAAGTCCTGGAAGCAGCCACAGAGGTGGTAGCTAAAGAAGAGGCGGCTGTTGTAGTGAACGAGGAGGAGCTGAAGTCTGCCGAGGCTGGTGCTGATGCAGAAGATGATGCAGAAGCTCCAGCTGCTGAAGAGCTAATTAAAGAGGAGACATCTGCTCCtgtaggagcagcagcagaggaggaggaagaggcagcTGCATCTCCGTCTGAGGAACCTGCAACTTCAGCCccaacagaggaggaggtgggtgaGGCTGAAGCTGAAGATCAGGCTGCGGTCCCTGGAGCCGTCTCCTCTTCAGAGGCCTCACCTGAACAAGCTGCTCCCGCCGAGGAAGCTGCACCAGCTGAGGAGGCCACCACCGCTGCTGAAGCTGCTCCAGGTGAGGCGACGCCTGCGGCCGAGACATCAGcggaggaggcagcagcagcttcagagGAGACAGTTGAAGCTGTGGCAACAACACACGGTGAAGGTGCAGCAGTTGTGGACACGACTCAGCTGGCAGCAGCCTCTTCTGGGTCAGACCTGGAGGTCCTTTCGGCTGCTGAACCAGAATCTGCATCAGAGGCTCCAGTGCATGAGGCCAAGCACTGCCACTCCTGCCACTCCGCTCcatcagcagcagaggaggtggCACCACCTGCTGCTTTGGGAGGGCAGCTGGCCTGTGGGCGCGTTGTGGATATAATGCATGAGGTCAAGGAGGCAGAGTCACTGGGGGAAGGACAAA AGCCAATGGTGTCTATCGGGACTGTAAAAAGCTGCTCAGTGATGTAA